From Hydractinia symbiolongicarpus strain clone_291-10 chromosome 11, HSymV2.1, whole genome shotgun sequence, the proteins below share one genomic window:
- the LOC130613761 gene encoding uncharacterized protein LOC130613761 produces the protein MEGWNTASVRLTAGKITVKLNDISHEKNWPGEIPAFEDLTVGYINDVDSFENYETNIGVNKGFGAEVLELTINKKMGLNYGNTDYKSSTKMREYGKVNTHLAGGGK, from the exons ATGGAAGGTTGGAACACAGCGTCTGTGAGACTCACAGCTGGGAAAATTACTGTGAAATTAAACGATATAAGTCATGAAAAGAACTGGCCTGGTGAAATACCAGCTTTTGAAGATTTGACAGTTGGTTACATTAATGACGTCGATag TTTCGAGAATTATGAAACAAACATTGGCGTGAACAAAGGATTCGGAGCTGAAGTGTTGGAGTTGACTATCAACAAGAAGATGGGTCTTAACTATGGAAATACTGATTACAAATCCAGTACAAAAATGCGAGAGTATGGGAAGGTGAATACCCATCTTGCAGGGGGGGGGaagtaa